A genomic stretch from Bacteroidales bacterium includes:
- the rfbC gene encoding dTDP-4-dehydrorhamnose 3,5-epimerase, whose product MEIINTGIDDLFVIIPKIFEDNRGYFFESYNKTKFEKEGMIYNFIQDNQSMSKYGTIRGLHFQAKPFAQAKLVRVLSGNILDVAVDLRHEKSSFGKVFSVELNGENKKQLLIPEGFAHGFSVLSETAVVSYKINNIYKPDFEQAIKFDDKILDIDWKVENEKIIVSEKDRRNDNFDISKIYF is encoded by the coding sequence ATGGAGATTATAAATACCGGAATAGATGATTTATTTGTAATTATTCCGAAAATATTTGAAGATAACAGAGGTTATTTTTTTGAAAGTTATAATAAAACAAAATTTGAAAAAGAAGGAATGATTTATAACTTTATCCAAGATAATCAGTCAATGTCTAAGTATGGAACAATCAGGGGGTTGCATTTTCAAGCTAAGCCTTTTGCACAAGCAAAATTAGTTCGTGTGTTAAGCGGAAACATCCTTGATGTTGCCGTTGATTTAAGACATGAGAAATCTTCTTTCGGAAAAGTATTTTCCGTTGAATTGAACGGAGAAAATAAAAAACAGTTACTTATCCCCGAAGGATTTGCTCACGGATTTTCTGTTTTAAGTGAAACTGCTGTTGTTTCTTATAAAATAAATAATATTTACAAACCTGATTTTGAGCAAGCAATTAAATTTGATGACAAGATATTAGATATTGATTGGAAGGTTGAAAATGAAAAAATAATTGTATCTGAAAAAGACAGAAGAAACGACAACTTTGACATAAGTAAAATATATTTTTAG
- a CDS encoding formylglycine-generating enzyme family protein, whose product MRFLTYLTAFLFVFNISSAQDQGPEMVLVEGGDFYMGNDYSANSDERPEHKVTLNSFFMSKYEVTVAEYANFCRVTGHKLPDGEERSPINNITWEDAVMYCNWLSRASRLEKCYDLKRDSNRFTAIFIPGANGYRLPTEAEWEYAARGGMKSKAYAFSGSHDLDEVAWSINNSGNTSHEIGQKKPNELGIYDMTGNAMEWCYDWYEVDYYENSPADNPSGPGTGVSKVCRGGNFMCRPDVLRNSRRFNLEPSQEEGLAGIRLVKNQ is encoded by the coding sequence ATGAGATTTTTAACCTATTTAACAGCATTTTTATTTGTATTCAATATTTCTTCTGCGCAAGATCAAGGACCTGAAATGGTTTTAGTAGAAGGCGGAGATTTTTATATGGGAAATGATTATAGTGCAAATTCCGATGAAAGACCGGAACATAAAGTAACATTAAACTCGTTTTTTATGTCAAAATATGAAGTGACGGTTGCTGAATATGCAAATTTTTGCAGAGTTACAGGCCACAAACTTCCTGACGGAGAAGAGCGAAGCCCTATAAATAATATAACTTGGGAAGATGCTGTTATGTATTGTAACTGGTTAAGCCGTGCAAGTCGATTAGAAAAATGTTACGATTTAAAAAGAGACAGTAACAGGTTTACGGCTATTTTTATACCGGGAGCAAACGGCTATCGATTACCTACAGAAGCAGAATGGGAATATGCTGCAAGAGGCGGAATGAAATCAAAAGCCTATGCTTTCAGCGGAAGCCACGATTTAGATGAAGTTGCTTGGAGCATAAATAATTCAGGAAATACATCCCATGAAATAGGACAAAAAAAACCTAATGAATTAGGAATTTATGATATGACCGGAAATGCTATGGAATGGTGTTATGACTGGTATGAAGTTGATTATTATGAAAATTCGCCGGCAGATAATCCTTCAGGACCGGGAACAGGTGTAAGTAAAGTATGCAGAGGCGGTAACTTTATGTGTCGCCCGGATGTTTTAAGAAACAGCAGAAGATTTAACTTAGAACCAAGTCAAGAAGAAGGGCTTGCAGGAATAAGATTAGTAAAAAATCAATAA